The Nakamurella antarctica genomic interval CCAGGGCCACGTTCACCACGGTTCGGATCCCGACGGCGATCGCTCGCTCGTCCAGTTCGAACGTCGGCGAGTGCAGGTCTACCTGTTTACTGTGCCCATCCCACACGCCGAGCCGAGCTAGCGCTCCGGGGATGTGATCCAGGTAGACGGCAAAATCCTCCGCACCGGTGGACTGTTCGGTGGTGGTGATAGCCGCCTCACCCAGGCCGGCAGCGATCCCCTCGCGCAACAGTTCGACGGACTCTTCGTCATTGACAACCGGTGGTACGCCGCGGGTGTAGATGAATTCGTGCGTCAGCTTCAGCGGCGCCAACAATTCGGTGGTTAGCTCCGCGAGCAACGGTTCGGCTGCATCCCAGGCCTCGCGTTGCATGATCCTCAGCGTGCCCTTGAGCGAACCGGATTGCGGGATGGCGTTGGCAGCCTTCCCCGCATCGACGGCCCCCCACACCAGCACCGGCGCACTGCGCGGATCCATCCGCCGGGTCAACATTGTGGGCAAGCCGGTGATCAAGACACCCAACCCGAACACCAGGTCGCCCGTCAGGTGCGGTCGGGCGGTGTGGCCACCTGGGCTCGTCAGCCTGATTTCAATCACGTCCGCGGTCGAAGTAATCGGCCCGACCTTGAGCCCTACCTTTCCCACTTCGGTGCGCGGATCACAGTGCAGCGCGAAAATCCTGTCTACACCATTGATTCCGCCGGCCTCTACGACGTCATAGGCGCCGCCCGGCTGGATCTCTTCTGCAGGCTGGAACAGGAACCGCACCCTGCCGGGCAGGTCGGGAGCGCTGTTGAGAGCAAGCGCTGCGCCTAAAACAATGGCGAGGTGCGCGTCGTGACCACAGGCGTGGGACACCCCCTCCACAGTGGACGAGAACCCCAGGCCGGTTGCTTCAGGCAGCGGAAGCGCGTCAACGTCAGCCCGAAGACCCACCGTGCGGTACTCGGAACCAGCAGGGCCGACTTCGGCCATCAGGCCGGTGCCGCCGGGAAAGATCCTGCTGACAATGCCCGCGTCGTCCAGGGTTGAGGCGATGAAGTCGGTGGTGCGGTGCTCCAGATGTGACAACTCGGGGTGCGCGTGGATGTCCCGGCGCCATTCCAACACCGTGGCGAGATTGTCCTGCAAAAACTTGTCGAGCCAGTCTGGGCCGTGCCCGGTGCCCAGGTCTGGGATACCGGCAGGCGGTACGACTGGCCTGTTGTGCGAGTTGTGGGCCGAGGACATGCAGTGGAGTTTAGTTACCGCGGCTCAGTATTTCTGCCAAGACGTGCCCGTGGTGCAGGCCTTGGTCACCGGCGTAGGCGTGTTTGTGATTGGCTTATCCCACTGATCCGGGCCCTCGGCCCACAGCGGCGGAGGTTCCCGGTGGGCGACGACATCAGCTTGAAAGAGTTCTCTCGTGAACAGCGCAAGTTCTACCGCGAAAAGGTTCGCCAGTGTCTTGATGTGTTCGAGCGGATGCTAGTTGAGCACACATTCGAGTTCGACCGCCAGCTCACCGGACTGGAAATAGAACTCAATCTTGTCGACTCTGAGTTCCAACCAGCGATGGCAAATGCGGAGGTATTGGCCAATCTGGCCGACCCGTCCTACCAAACCGAGCTGGGGCAGTACAACATCGAGCTCAACGTCGACCCGCAGGCGATGCCCGGCGACGCTGTGCTCGAGCTGGAAACGAAACTCCGAGCATCGCTGGACCATGCCGAGCTCAAGGCCAACGAAGTCGGCTCCAGCATCATCATGATCGGCATATTGCCGACGCTGCAGCCCGAACACTTCACTACCGAGTGGATGAGCGCGAACCCCCGGTACGCGGCGCTGAACGAGGCCATTTTCAGCGCCCGCCGGGAGGATCTAGAACTAT includes:
- a CDS encoding amidohydrolase yields the protein MSSAHNSHNRPVVPPAGIPDLGTGHGPDWLDKFLQDNLATVLEWRRDIHAHPELSHLEHRTTDFIASTLDDAGIVSRIFPGGTGLMAEVGPAGSEYRTVGLRADVDALPLPEATGLGFSSTVEGVSHACGHDAHLAIVLGAALALNSAPDLPGRVRFLFQPAEEIQPGGAYDVVEAGGINGVDRIFALHCDPRTEVGKVGLKVGPITSTADVIEIRLTSPGGHTARPHLTGDLVFGLGVLITGLPTMLTRRMDPRSAPVLVWGAVDAGKAANAIPQSGSLKGTLRIMQREAWDAAEPLLAELTTELLAPLKLTHEFIYTRGVPPVVNDEESVELLREGIAAGLGEAAITTTEQSTGAEDFAVYLDHIPGALARLGVWDGHSKQVDLHSPTFELDERAIAVGIRTVVNVALAALKV